In Drosophila simulans strain w501 chromosome 3R, Prin_Dsim_3.1, whole genome shotgun sequence, a single window of DNA contains:
- the LOC6730326 gene encoding carbonic anhydrase 2 isoform X1, with product MQANAFHKMLLLLPLAFYQSTNGMEWNYLKNGKDWEDLCSTGKHQSPILLDTKTAHKLVSPPITFWNYYKLLKRPFYIRNNGHSISLDIPVTSNGRKPFITGGRLKGRYFADGLHFHWGSYKSPGSEHSINKRRYDAEIHIVHRNEKYKNIAEAVRHKDGLAVVAIMVSIVRKDNAKSTPLSKLMEAVVRVPIENSNATLFGQSSLDQLIGGVKHKDFFTYEGSLTTPLCDETVSWIVFTEITTVTISSVSKFWLLRDHWGNRLINNYRIVQGLNDRTVFYRTARSSKS from the exons ATGCAGGCGAATGCTTTTCACAAGATGTTACTACTGCTTCCACTGGCGTTTTATCAATCAACAAATG GTATGGAATGGAATTACCTGAAGAATGGCAAGGACTGGGAGGACCTCTGCTCCACCGGAAAACACCAATCGCCGATTTTGTTGGATACTAAAACC GCACACAAGTTGGTCTCACCTCCGATCACTTTCTGGAACTATTATAAGCTGCTTAAGCGTCCGTTTTACATCAGAAACAATGGACACTCCA TTAGCTTAGACATTCCCGTGACGAGCAATGGAAGGAAGCCCTTTATAACCGGCGGCCGTTTGAAGGGTCGCTACTTTGCCGATGGACTTCACTTCCACTGGGGTTCCTACAAATCCCCCGGATCCGAGCACTCGATTAACAAGCGCCGATACGACGCTGAAATCCATATCGTCCATCGGAACGAGAAGTACAAAAATATTGCGGAAGCCGTCCGTCATAAGGATGGCTTGGCTGTGGTCGCAATCATGGTTTCCATTGTTAGG AAAGACAATGCAAAATCCACACCCTTGTCCAAGCTCATGGAGGCAGTCGTGCGGGTGCCGATTGAAAACTCCAACGCCACTCTTTTTGGCCAATCAAGCTTGGATCAGTTGATCGGGGGTGTGAAGCACAAGGACTTCTTCACCTACGAAGGCTCACTGACCACGCCCCTTTGCGACGAGACTGTCTCCTGGATTGTTTTCACCGAGATTACGACCGTCACCATTTCGTCCGTCTCAAAGTTTTGGCTGTTGCGAGACCACTGGGGCAACAGGCTGATCAACAATTATCGGATTGTCCAAGGTCTAAACGATCGCACTGTGTTCTATAGGACGGCCAGATCTTCGAAATCATAA
- the LOC6730326 gene encoding carbonic anhydrase 2 isoform X2 has product MQANAFHKMLLLLPLAFYQSTNGMEWNYLKNGKDWEDLCSTGKHQSPILLDTKTAHKLVSPPITFWNYYKLLKRPFYIRNNGHSISLDIPVTSNGRKPFITGGRLKGRYFADGLHFHWGSYKSPGSEHSINKRRYDAEIHIVHRNEKYKNIAEAVRHKDGLAVVAIMVSIKDNAKSTPLSKLMEAVVRVPIENSNATLFGQSSLDQLIGGVKHKDFFTYEGSLTTPLCDETVSWIVFTEITTVTISSVSKFWLLRDHWGNRLINNYRIVQGLNDRTVFYRTARSSKS; this is encoded by the exons ATGCAGGCGAATGCTTTTCACAAGATGTTACTACTGCTTCCACTGGCGTTTTATCAATCAACAAATG GTATGGAATGGAATTACCTGAAGAATGGCAAGGACTGGGAGGACCTCTGCTCCACCGGAAAACACCAATCGCCGATTTTGTTGGATACTAAAACC GCACACAAGTTGGTCTCACCTCCGATCACTTTCTGGAACTATTATAAGCTGCTTAAGCGTCCGTTTTACATCAGAAACAATGGACACTCCA TTAGCTTAGACATTCCCGTGACGAGCAATGGAAGGAAGCCCTTTATAACCGGCGGCCGTTTGAAGGGTCGCTACTTTGCCGATGGACTTCACTTCCACTGGGGTTCCTACAAATCCCCCGGATCCGAGCACTCGATTAACAAGCGCCGATACGACGCTGAAATCCATATCGTCCATCGGAACGAGAAGTACAAAAATATTGCGGAAGCCGTCCGTCATAAGGATGGCTTGGCTGTGGTCGCAATCATGGTTTCCATT AAAGACAATGCAAAATCCACACCCTTGTCCAAGCTCATGGAGGCAGTCGTGCGGGTGCCGATTGAAAACTCCAACGCCACTCTTTTTGGCCAATCAAGCTTGGATCAGTTGATCGGGGGTGTGAAGCACAAGGACTTCTTCACCTACGAAGGCTCACTGACCACGCCCCTTTGCGACGAGACTGTCTCCTGGATTGTTTTCACCGAGATTACGACCGTCACCATTTCGTCCGTCTCAAAGTTTTGGCTGTTGCGAGACCACTGGGGCAACAGGCTGATCAACAATTATCGGATTGTCCAAGGTCTAAACGATCGCACTGTGTTCTATAGGACGGCCAGATCTTCGAAATCATAA
- the LOC6730327 gene encoding carbonic anhydrase 2 translates to MFAVGFCWLLAICGCTFAYIEIPEAYLTAIRQDLADEKAAGEYNYDEQGDDWTGTCQSGENQSPIDLIFEDSKIVAIPRLRFNNYDQPLQTPLVITNNGHTANMVIPQTRGGQRPSINGSLLPGNFEAQSVHFHWGSREAKGSEHAIEFQRYDVEMHIVHKNTIYETMGEATMHPDGLAVLGVMFRAVDRQTSQHYGLNKIFNQLPRIVQYNSNATITGRLTVGQLLGNIVTGEFFTYNGSLTTPDCAEAVTWTVFPDVLDYPRRQITKLWNLRDSRQRPLINNYRSIQDTNSRDVYYRTIQ, encoded by the exons ATGTTTGCTGTCGGTTTTTGCTGGCTTCTAGCCATTTGCGGATGCACTTTCGCCTATATAG AGATACCGGAGGCCTATCTAACTGCTATCAGGCAGGATCTGGCGGAtgagaaggcagcaggcgagTACAACTACGATGAGCAGGGCGATGACTGGACGGGAACGTGCCAAAGTGGGGAGAACCAGTCACCCATAGATTTGATTTTTGAAGAT TCCAAAATTGTGGCCATTCCCCGCCTGCGTTTCAACAACTATGATCAGCCATTGCAAACCCCCTTGGTGATTACCAATAATGGACACACAG CCAACATGGTGATACCGCAAACTCGAGGTGGCCAGCGGCCCTCCATTAACGGCAGTCTCCTGCCCGGGAACTTCGAGGCCCAGAGCGTCCACTTCCATTGGGGATCGCGGGAGGCCAAGGGATCGGAGCACGCCATCGAATTCCAGCGCTACGACGTGGAGATGCACATCGTTCATAAGAACACCATATATGAGACGATGGGCGAGGCAACCATGCATCCCGATGGCCTGGCCGTTCTGGGGGTTATGTTCAGGGCGGTGGATCGGCAGACCTCCCAGCACTACGGACTCAACAAGATCTTCAACCAGCTGCCGAGAATCGTGCAGTACAACTCCAATGCCACGATAACCGGCCGACTGACCGTGGGCCAGTTGCTGGGTAATATTGTGACTGGAGAGTTCTTCACGTACAATG GATCTCTGACCACACCGGATTGTGCCGAAGCGGTCACCTGGACCGTTTTTCCCGACGTTCTGGACTATCCGCGTCGCCAGATCACAAAACTCTGGAACCTCAGGGACTCACGACAGAGGCCCCTCATCAATAATTATCGCAGCATTCAGGACACCAATAGCAGAGATGTCTATTACCGAACcattcaataa